In Geotalea uraniireducens, one genomic interval encodes:
- a CDS encoding acetyl-CoA hydrolase/transferase C-terminal domain-containing protein, giving the protein MSEYGTLQDRVRNKSLLSKVMSPEDTIQFFKPGMNLGWSGFTPAGYPKVVPIALADYVEKNNLQGKWKFNLFIGASVGAETEDRWATLDMIDRRWPYQTGKNIAAGINEGRIRMGDKHLSLFAQDLGYGFYTKDSETGRLDLAIIEVSAITEDGGLVPTTSCGVIPEILMQCDRIIVEVNTGQPSFEGIHDIIVSKNPPNRQIIGITRTDERVGTSYVPCDPSKIIAVVESKLRDKGRAFAEQDDTSEAIANHIIDFFSHEVKVGRLPKNLLPLQSGVGSIANAVIGGLAKGPFSNLTVFTEVLQDTILDLFDAGKCDAASACSLSLSESPGFPRFFENWDRYFSKCTLRPLSISNAPEPIRRLGCIAMNTPVEIDIYAHANSTLVGGTRMINGLGGSGDFLRNGFLKIMHTPSSRPSKTDPTGISCVVPHCSHIDHTEHDLDCVVTEQGLADLRGLCPRDRAKVIIEKCAHPDYKPILSEYFELAKSDCLRRKVGHEPQLWDRAFKMHMNLERNGTMKIKNWDIKVDLCE; this is encoded by the coding sequence ATGTCCGAGTACGGCACACTGCAGGACCGCGTACGCAACAAGTCGCTTTTGAGCAAGGTCATGTCCCCCGAGGACACGATCCAGTTTTTCAAACCGGGCATGAACCTGGGCTGGTCCGGCTTCACCCCGGCCGGTTACCCGAAGGTGGTACCTATCGCGCTTGCCGACTACGTTGAAAAGAACAACCTGCAGGGCAAATGGAAGTTCAATCTCTTCATCGGCGCCTCCGTCGGGGCCGAAACCGAAGACCGCTGGGCCACCCTGGACATGATCGACCGCCGCTGGCCGTACCAAACCGGGAAGAACATCGCCGCCGGGATCAACGAAGGGCGGATTCGGATGGGCGACAAGCACCTTTCCCTTTTCGCCCAGGACCTTGGTTATGGCTTCTACACCAAGGACAGTGAGACCGGCCGTCTTGACCTGGCGATCATTGAGGTCTCCGCCATTACCGAAGACGGCGGCCTCGTGCCGACCACGTCATGCGGCGTGATCCCCGAAATCCTCATGCAGTGCGACAGGATCATCGTTGAGGTGAACACCGGCCAGCCTTCGTTCGAAGGTATTCATGACATCATTGTCAGCAAGAATCCGCCGAACCGTCAGATCATCGGCATTACCCGGACTGATGAGCGGGTCGGTACGTCCTATGTGCCGTGCGACCCGAGCAAGATCATTGCCGTGGTCGAGTCCAAGCTTCGTGACAAAGGTCGTGCCTTTGCCGAGCAGGACGACACCTCAGAGGCCATTGCCAACCACATCATCGATTTCTTCAGCCACGAAGTGAAGGTCGGTCGTCTGCCCAAGAACCTGCTGCCGCTCCAGTCGGGCGTCGGTTCCATCGCCAACGCCGTCATCGGTGGCCTGGCCAAGGGTCCCTTCTCCAATCTGACTGTTTTCACCGAGGTGCTCCAGGATACCATCCTGGACCTGTTCGATGCCGGCAAGTGTGACGCGGCCTCCGCCTGCTCCCTCTCCCTCTCGGAGAGCCCCGGCTTCCCCCGCTTCTTCGAGAACTGGGACCGGTACTTCTCAAAGTGCACCCTGCGGCCGCTCTCCATTTCCAATGCTCCTGAACCGATCCGCCGGCTCGGCTGTATCGCCATGAATACCCCGGTCGAAATTGACATTTACGCCCACGCGAACTCCACGCTGGTCGGCGGTACCCGGATGATCAACGGTCTCGGCGGTTCCGGCGACTTCCTCCGCAACGGCTTCCTCAAGATCATGCACACCCCGTCGAGCCGGCCGTCCAAGACCGACCCGACCGGTATCTCCTGTGTCGTGCCGCACTGCTCGCACATTGACCATACCGAGCACGATCTGGACTGCGTCGTGACCGAGCAGGGTCTGGCCGATCTCCGTGGCCTCTGCCCCCGCGACCGGGCGAAGGTCATCATCGAGAAGTGTGCCCATCCGGACTACAAACCGATCCTTTCCGAGTACTTCGAGCTGGCCAAGTCCGACTGTCTCCGTCGCAAGGTCGGCCACGAGCCGCAGCTGTGGGACCGCGCCTTCAAGATGCATATGAATCTGGAGCGGAACGGCACCATGAAAATCAAAAACTGGGACATCAAGGTCGATCTTTGCGAATAG
- the xerC gene encoding tyrosine recombinase XerC, which translates to MENAITAFARYLEHERNVSPHTLAAYRSDLAQFLEFASGELGTDPAPSAVNHLLIRRWLALLHREHRKSSIGRKLASVRAFFKYLLRTGSIDRNPAELVSAPKKEKKVPYHLNIDEVTALVEAPHQPGILGLRDRAILETLYSCGLRVSELTSLDIAGLDLEAGTVRVLGKGGKERIVPVGRHARAALDAYLTARNRPGAASPLFLNARGGRLSARSVRRVVDRHILRLATMKKISPHTLRHTFATHLLEGGADLRAIQELLGHSSLSTTQKYTHIGIDRLMEVYDKAHPKARK; encoded by the coding sequence ATGGAAAATGCCATCACCGCTTTTGCCCGCTATCTCGAACACGAACGGAACGTCTCCCCGCACACCCTGGCGGCGTACCGTTCCGACCTCGCCCAGTTCCTTGAATTCGCCAGCGGAGAGCTCGGCACAGACCCTGCCCCCTCGGCAGTCAACCATCTGCTGATCCGGCGCTGGTTGGCGCTGCTTCACCGGGAACATCGGAAAAGTTCCATTGGCCGGAAGCTGGCATCTGTCCGGGCTTTTTTCAAGTACTTACTCAGGACCGGCAGCATCGACCGAAACCCGGCAGAACTGGTCAGTGCCCCCAAAAAGGAGAAAAAGGTCCCCTACCACCTCAACATCGACGAAGTGACAGCCCTCGTCGAAGCACCGCACCAGCCGGGCATCCTCGGTCTGCGGGACCGGGCAATTCTCGAAACCCTCTACTCCTGCGGACTGCGTGTCTCCGAATTGACCAGCCTCGATATTGCCGGTCTCGATCTCGAGGCAGGCACCGTCCGGGTCCTCGGCAAAGGAGGCAAGGAACGGATCGTTCCGGTCGGGCGCCATGCCCGGGCCGCCCTTGACGCCTACCTCACCGCCCGGAATCGCCCGGGTGCCGCCTCACCCCTCTTTCTCAACGCCCGGGGGGGGCGACTTTCCGCCCGCAGCGTCCGGCGGGTGGTCGACCGGCATATCCTGCGTCTTGCCACCATGAAGAAAATCTCGCCGCACACCTTGCGGCACACGTTTGCCACCCATCTTCTGGAAGGAGGTGCCGATTTACGGGCAATCCAGGAGCTTCTTGGCCACTCGTCGCTCTCCACCACCCAGAAATACACCCATATCGGCATCGACCGTTTAATGGAAGTGTACGACAAGGCTCACCCCAAAGCCAGAAAGTAA
- a CDS encoding NAD(P)/FAD-dependent oxidoreductase, translating into MKCAVIVGMGFGGTRTARILAGQGFDVVLVDRNNYHLFQPLLYQVATAGLEQESIAYPVRAMARQWRGTRFHLAEVTGFDFAAREVVTDSGRIPYDYLVVGAGSVTNFFGNAAVERHAFDLKELTDAETLRNHILTAFERAVYEPDAAKRRALMTFVIVGGGPTGVEFAGALIELVRFVLAKDYPELSVQAARVVLVEATDRLLAAMPQELRSYTLERLRSMGVEVLLNARVVDADPERVAFDDGSIIPAHTLFWSAGVKAAPLAALLQVQQRPGGRIAVEPDLTLAGRPEVYVIGDMAYLEQDGAPLPMVAPVAMQMGLYAGRAILARERGTTLPPFRYRDKGSMATIGRSSAVASAYGMSFSGYSAWLVWLLLHLYYLIGFRNRIVVMLNWIWYYWFHERQVRLITERERGGE; encoded by the coding sequence ATGAAGTGCGCAGTAATCGTGGGGATGGGGTTCGGCGGGACCAGGACTGCCCGGATCCTGGCGGGACAGGGATTCGACGTGGTACTGGTCGACCGGAACAACTATCACCTGTTCCAGCCGCTCCTCTATCAGGTGGCCACCGCCGGCCTGGAACAGGAATCGATTGCCTATCCCGTCCGAGCCATGGCTCGCCAGTGGCGGGGGACCCGTTTTCATTTGGCCGAGGTGACCGGTTTCGATTTCGCTGCCCGGGAAGTCGTAACCGACAGTGGTCGGATCCCTTACGACTATCTGGTGGTTGGCGCCGGCAGCGTCACCAACTTTTTCGGCAATGCGGCGGTGGAGCGCCATGCCTTCGACCTGAAAGAACTGACCGATGCGGAAACGCTGCGGAACCACATCCTGACGGCATTCGAGCGGGCAGTCTACGAACCCGATGCCGCAAAGCGGCGGGCGTTGATGACCTTCGTCATCGTCGGCGGCGGACCGACCGGGGTCGAGTTTGCCGGGGCGCTGATCGAACTGGTCCGCTTCGTTCTCGCCAAAGATTATCCGGAGCTGAGCGTCCAGGCGGCCCGGGTGGTCCTCGTCGAGGCGACCGACCGGCTGTTGGCGGCGATGCCCCAGGAACTGCGCAGCTATACGCTGGAGCGACTCCGCTCGATGGGCGTGGAGGTACTGCTCAATGCCCGGGTAGTGGATGCCGATCCAGAGCGGGTGGCCTTCGATGACGGCTCGATCATCCCGGCCCATACCCTTTTCTGGTCGGCGGGGGTCAAGGCCGCGCCTCTGGCGGCGCTGCTGCAGGTCCAGCAGCGTCCCGGCGGGAGGATTGCCGTCGAGCCCGACCTTACCCTGGCCGGCCGGCCGGAGGTTTATGTCATCGGTGACATGGCGTACCTGGAGCAGGATGGCGCGCCGCTGCCGATGGTGGCGCCGGTGGCGATGCAAATGGGCCTTTATGCCGGGCGAGCGATCCTGGCACGGGAACGGGGCACGACGCTGCCGCCATTCCGTTACCGCGACAAGGGGAGCATGGCTACCATCGGCCGGAGTTCGGCGGTGGCATCAGCCTACGGGATGAGTTTTTCCGGGTATTCGGCCTGGTTGGTCTGGCTGCTGCTCCATCTCTACTACCTGATCGGCTTCCGCAACCGCATCGTGGTAATGCTCAACTGGATCTGGTATTACTGGTTCCACGAACGGCAGGTCCGATTGATTACCGAACGGGAACGGGGCGGCGAGTAA
- a CDS encoding DUF362 domain-containing protein, which yields MGTISNAVANRQQHTVAVERAADYRPETIRAALTRLLEPFGGMPAIVRPGERVLLKPNMLAAKAPERAVTTNPAVLQAVIELVQAAGGVALVGDSPGVGSGRRVAEKSGLLTVIEATGAELVEFTESLEVPGEGLFKRFKLARPYLEADKLINLPKLKTHEMMTMTCAVKNLFGAVVGTGKAAWHLQAGADRELFARMLLEIYQLRQPDLTIVDAVVGMEGNGPGSGDPRPIGLLLGGTNALAVDVIAGELLGIPRKLLWTERAAERLGLDGWDRRTIATVGLSVAEGRVADFQLPHLSDVQFGLPRFLKNRLRHYLTARPAADPAACRLCGICRDACPPQAIEIKDGTLQFDYHRCIRCFCCRELCPDGALQVRDGILLKLLKKMHNEI from the coding sequence GTGGGGACAATATCCAATGCAGTGGCTAACCGGCAGCAGCATACCGTCGCCGTTGAGCGGGCGGCGGATTATCGCCCCGAAACGATCCGCGCTGCGCTGACCCGCCTGCTGGAACCGTTCGGCGGCATGCCGGCCATTGTTCGTCCCGGCGAGCGGGTGCTCCTCAAGCCGAACATGCTGGCGGCCAAGGCCCCGGAACGGGCGGTGACCACCAATCCGGCGGTGCTGCAGGCGGTGATCGAGCTGGTACAGGCTGCCGGCGGGGTTGCTCTGGTCGGCGACTCGCCCGGGGTTGGCAGTGGGCGGCGAGTCGCCGAAAAATCCGGTCTGTTGACGGTCATCGAAGCGACCGGGGCGGAACTGGTCGAATTTACCGAGTCCCTTGAGGTGCCCGGCGAGGGACTCTTCAAGCGTTTCAAGCTGGCCCGGCCCTACCTGGAAGCCGACAAGCTGATCAATCTCCCCAAACTCAAGACCCATGAAATGATGACCATGACCTGCGCCGTGAAGAACCTGTTCGGCGCAGTGGTTGGGACCGGCAAGGCGGCGTGGCACCTGCAGGCGGGCGCAGACCGGGAGTTGTTCGCCCGGATGTTGCTGGAGATTTATCAGCTGCGCCAGCCGGACCTGACTATTGTCGACGCGGTGGTCGGGATGGAGGGGAACGGTCCGGGGAGCGGCGATCCCCGGCCGATCGGCCTTCTGTTGGGCGGGACCAACGCGCTTGCCGTGGACGTGATCGCCGGGGAGCTGCTCGGCATCCCGCGGAAGCTCCTCTGGACGGAACGGGCTGCCGAACGGCTCGGCCTGGATGGCTGGGATCGTCGGACCATTGCCACTGTCGGCCTGTCGGTCGCCGAGGGGCGCGTTGCCGATTTCCAGCTGCCGCACCTGTCCGATGTGCAGTTCGGCCTGCCGCGCTTCCTCAAAAACCGCCTGCGTCATTACCTGACCGCCCGTCCTGCCGCCGATCCGGCCGCCTGCCGCCTGTGCGGTATCTGCCGTGATGCCTGCCCACCGCAGGCTATCGAGATTAAGGATGGAACTCTCCAGTTCGACTATCACCGCTGCATCCGCTGCTTCTGCTGTCGAGAACTCTGCCCGGACGGGGCGCTGCAGGTCCGGGACGGAATTCTGCTCAAATTGCTCAAGAAAATGCATAATGAAATTTAA
- a CDS encoding efflux RND transporter periplasmic adaptor subunit: MKKAIIVALLLLIAAAGGYFELVGKSPAVTYRTARVGRGDVVATVSATGNLSAVTTVQVGTQVSGTISRLFVDYNSPVRKGEVIAQIDPALFTADVQQARGNLLNAEAALQKAKATTADNLRTMERNRQLLQEGIVAQSDFDAANTRYLESLADIRAAEASIVQTRGALSRAETNLRNATIRSPVDGVVISRTVDVGQTVAASFQTPTLFTIAQDLTRMQIETSVDEADISRVKIGQPVTFTVDAYPDTPFRARVAQVRNAPVITQNVVTYVVVVTVDNPELKLKPGMTANVAIEVGRRQQVLRMPMAALRFRPSGGQPSGGHRGAAAPGKEKGKREAGQQVYLLSPENRPLPVKVVTGLSNDSQVEIVKGQLKEGDQVVVQELGGKEKDKDRGGSGPPMRMRF, encoded by the coding sequence ATGAAAAAAGCGATCATTGTGGCGCTACTGCTCCTCATTGCGGCGGCCGGCGGCTATTTCGAGCTGGTTGGGAAAAGCCCCGCCGTGACTTACCGAACCGCCCGGGTAGGGCGGGGTGATGTTGTTGCCACAGTCTCCGCCACCGGCAATCTGAGCGCGGTGACGACTGTCCAGGTCGGCACACAGGTTTCCGGGACGATCAGCCGGCTGTTCGTTGACTACAATTCGCCGGTCAGGAAAGGGGAGGTGATCGCCCAGATTGATCCGGCCCTCTTTACCGCCGACGTGCAGCAGGCGCGGGGAAATCTGCTCAATGCCGAGGCGGCGCTGCAAAAGGCGAAAGCCACGACCGCCGACAACCTGCGGACCATGGAGCGGAACCGGCAGCTGCTTCAAGAGGGGATTGTTGCCCAGAGCGATTTCGACGCGGCAAATACCCGCTACCTGGAATCCCTGGCCGATATTCGGGCCGCGGAAGCTTCGATTGTCCAGACTCGCGGTGCCCTGAGCCGGGCGGAGACGAACCTGCGCAACGCCACTATCCGCTCGCCGGTCGATGGGGTGGTGATCTCCCGGACGGTGGATGTCGGCCAGACAGTGGCCGCCTCTTTCCAGACGCCGACGCTGTTCACTATTGCCCAGGATCTGACCCGGATGCAGATCGAAACCAGTGTCGACGAGGCAGACATCAGCCGGGTCAAGATTGGGCAGCCGGTGACCTTCACGGTCGACGCTTATCCCGATACCCCCTTCCGGGCACGGGTCGCTCAGGTACGCAACGCGCCGGTGATCACCCAGAACGTTGTCACTTATGTAGTGGTCGTGACGGTCGACAATCCCGAACTGAAGCTGAAGCCGGGGATGACCGCCAACGTTGCCATCGAGGTCGGCCGCCGGCAACAGGTCCTGCGGATGCCGATGGCCGCTCTCCGCTTCCGGCCGAGCGGCGGGCAGCCGTCCGGGGGGCATCGGGGGGCTGCTGCGCCGGGCAAGGAGAAAGGGAAACGCGAGGCCGGGCAGCAGGTGTATCTGTTGTCGCCGGAGAATCGGCCGTTGCCGGTGAAAGTCGTAACCGGTCTCAGCAACGACAGTCAGGTGGAGATCGTCAAGGGGCAGCTGAAGGAGGGGGATCAGGTTGTCGTTCAGGAACTTGGCGGCAAGGAGAAGGACAAGGATCGCGGGGGGAGTGGCCCGCCGATGCGGATGAGGTTCTGA
- a CDS encoding ABC transporter ATP-binding protein, which translates to MATVVDLVDVTKVYTMGEQRVEALRGITFAVERGEFIAIMGASGSGKSTCMNILGCLDVPTTGSYRLEGTAVGALSRNELAAVRNRRLGFVFQGFNLLARTTARENVELPLIYGGVAASERRDRAIAALALVGLAERADHYSNQLSGGQQQRVAIARALVNQPALLLADEPTGNLDSATSIEIMKIFRELNGQGITIIMVTHEPDIAAWAGRAITFRDGLIIADARVGGEEG; encoded by the coding sequence ATGGCGACGGTTGTCGATCTCGTCGATGTGACGAAGGTCTACACGATGGGCGAACAGCGGGTGGAGGCGCTGCGGGGGATCACCTTTGCCGTGGAGCGGGGGGAGTTTATTGCCATTATGGGTGCCTCGGGAAGCGGCAAGTCGACCTGCATGAACATCCTCGGTTGCCTCGATGTCCCCACTACCGGCAGTTACCGGCTAGAGGGAACGGCGGTCGGCGCGCTGAGCCGCAACGAACTGGCGGCGGTGCGTAATCGCCGTCTCGGCTTCGTTTTCCAGGGGTTCAACCTGCTAGCGCGGACCACCGCCCGGGAGAACGTCGAGTTGCCCCTGATCTACGGCGGGGTGGCGGCCAGCGAGCGGCGCGACCGGGCGATTGCCGCGCTGGCCCTGGTCGGCCTGGCCGAACGGGCAGACCATTACAGCAACCAGCTGTCCGGTGGCCAACAGCAACGGGTGGCCATTGCCCGGGCGCTGGTCAACCAACCGGCGCTGCTTCTTGCCGACGAGCCGACCGGTAATCTGGATAGTGCCACCAGCATCGAGATCATGAAAATATTCCGGGAACTCAACGGGCAAGGAATAACCATCATCATGGTCACCCATGAGCCTGATATCGCTGCCTGGGCTGGCCGGGCCATCACCTTCCGGGACGGTTTGATCATTGCCGATGCCCGTGTCGGCGGCGAGGAGGGGTGA
- a CDS encoding ABC transporter permease — MELLMCLKISLRALRTNKMRSFLTMLGIIIGIAAVIIMVAIGAGASRIIADQIASIGSNIILVIPGSTTSGGIRLGSSSVPSLTYDDARAIGSELPAVLRVAPTVRGTAQVVFGNMNWSTMIMGVTPDLLDIRDWPVVEGRNFTQSDIEGATKNCLIGQTVAENLFGSEDPIGRIIRIKRVPFIVVGLLADKGQSPQGTDQDDIVMVPLRTALRKILGSQFPNTVGAILVQARSKELLSQAEEEVVTLLDQRHRIGPAKERDYSVRNLSELLAVAQQSSRVMSLLLGAVASISLVVGGIGIMNIMLVSVTERTREIGIRMAIGARQRDILLQFLTEAVLLTLLGGGIGMVIGVVGAKLISTAFGWPTLVSPQAILIACGFSGGVGIFFGFYPAHKAAGLNPIEALRYE; from the coding sequence ATGGAATTGCTGATGTGCCTGAAGATTTCCCTCCGGGCGCTCAGGACCAACAAGATGCGCTCCTTTCTCACCATGCTTGGCATCATCATCGGCATTGCCGCAGTGATCATCATGGTCGCGATCGGTGCCGGAGCCAGCCGGATCATTGCCGATCAGATCGCCAGCATCGGCAGCAACATCATTCTGGTGATTCCCGGCTCTACCACCAGCGGTGGCATCCGGCTCGGTTCGAGTTCCGTCCCGTCCCTTACCTACGACGATGCCCGGGCGATCGGCAGCGAGTTGCCGGCAGTGCTGCGGGTCGCCCCGACGGTGCGGGGGACGGCCCAGGTGGTCTTCGGCAACATGAACTGGTCGACGATGATCATGGGGGTCACTCCCGATCTCCTCGATATCCGCGACTGGCCGGTGGTTGAAGGCCGCAATTTCACCCAGTCCGACATTGAGGGGGCCACCAAGAACTGCCTGATCGGCCAGACAGTGGCGGAAAACCTGTTCGGCAGCGAGGACCCGATCGGCAGGATCATCCGGATCAAGCGGGTCCCTTTCATAGTCGTAGGTCTCCTTGCCGACAAGGGGCAGTCGCCCCAGGGGACTGATCAGGACGATATCGTCATGGTCCCGTTGCGGACAGCGTTGCGGAAAATCCTTGGGTCACAGTTTCCCAACACGGTTGGCGCCATTCTGGTCCAGGCCCGCAGTAAGGAACTGCTCTCCCAGGCAGAGGAGGAGGTCGTCACCCTGCTTGACCAGCGCCACCGGATCGGCCCGGCGAAAGAGCGCGACTATTCGGTGCGCAACCTTTCCGAACTGCTGGCGGTGGCGCAGCAGTCCTCACGGGTCATGTCGCTTCTCCTCGGGGCGGTGGCTTCGATCTCGCTGGTCGTGGGGGGGATCGGCATCATGAATATCATGCTCGTTTCGGTGACCGAGCGGACCCGGGAGATCGGCATCCGCATGGCGATCGGCGCCCGCCAGCGTGACATCCTGCTGCAGTTTCTGACCGAGGCGGTGCTGCTGACCCTGCTGGGCGGAGGAATCGGGATGGTGATCGGTGTCGTGGGAGCGAAACTCATTTCGACGGCCTTTGGCTGGCCGACCCTCGTTTCGCCGCAGGCGATCCTGATTGCCTGCGGCTTTTCCGGCGGGGTGGGGATCTTCTTCGGATTCTATCCGGCCCACAAGGCGGCGGGCCTCAATCCGATCGAGGCACTGCGCTACGAATAA
- a CDS encoding DEAD/DEAH box helicase, which translates to MKFTTLDLPAQVLQGIADTGFTDCTPIQEKTLPLALQGKDVAGQAQTGTGKTAAFLITLFSHLLRKEGEVAQRPRALVLAPTRELVVQIEKDAQALGAHTGLTIQAIYGGVDYMKQRNALKEGADVVIGTPGRLIDYLKQKVYTLKHIEVLVIDEADRMFDMGFIADLRFILRRLPPYNQRQNMMFSATLNQRVMELAYEFMNLPEKVSVSPEQMTAERVEQLLYHTGRKEKFPLLLGLLRKEGMARTMIFVNTKREAEFLYERLNANDFPCRVISGDVEQKKRLRILDDFKSGKLPIMIATDVASRGLHIEGVSHVINYDLPQDPEDYVHRIGRTARAGAEGKAISLADEDGAFYLEAIHEYIKEKIPVEWAEDDLIVHDYKHIKPKPKVKGEVRQRGQSHHGKRHPEAPAKEEGAGEEKKRRRRPHRKKPAGEQTPAE; encoded by the coding sequence ATGAAATTCACCACGCTTGACCTGCCAGCGCAGGTTCTCCAGGGGATAGCCGACACCGGTTTCACCGACTGCACCCCGATCCAGGAAAAGACTCTCCCCCTCGCCCTACAAGGAAAAGATGTGGCCGGCCAGGCCCAGACCGGCACCGGCAAGACCGCCGCCTTCCTGATCACCCTGTTCAGTCATCTGCTCCGCAAGGAGGGTGAAGTGGCCCAACGACCGCGTGCCCTGGTCCTCGCCCCGACCCGCGAGTTGGTGGTCCAGATCGAAAAAGACGCCCAGGCCCTCGGCGCCCATACCGGGCTGACCATCCAGGCCATCTACGGCGGGGTGGACTACATGAAGCAGCGGAATGCCCTCAAGGAGGGGGCCGACGTGGTAATCGGCACCCCCGGCCGGCTGATCGATTACCTGAAGCAGAAGGTCTACACGCTGAAACATATCGAGGTGCTGGTCATCGACGAAGCGGACCGGATGTTCGACATGGGTTTCATCGCCGACCTGCGCTTCATCCTCCGCCGCCTCCCCCCTTATAACCAGCGGCAGAACATGATGTTTTCCGCCACCCTCAACCAGCGGGTGATGGAGCTGGCCTACGAGTTCATGAACCTGCCGGAAAAGGTTTCCGTCTCGCCGGAACAGATGACCGCCGAACGAGTGGAGCAACTGCTCTACCACACGGGACGGAAGGAGAAGTTCCCTTTGCTCCTCGGCCTGCTACGCAAAGAGGGGATGGCGCGGACGATGATCTTCGTCAACACCAAGCGGGAAGCCGAATTCCTCTACGAACGGCTCAACGCCAACGACTTCCCCTGCCGGGTCATCTCCGGTGACGTAGAGCAGAAAAAACGGCTCCGCATCCTCGACGATTTCAAGAGCGGCAAACTGCCGATCATGATCGCCACCGACGTCGCCTCCCGCGGGCTCCACATCGAGGGGGTCTCCCACGTCATCAACTACGACCTGCCCCAGGACCCGGAGGACTACGTCCATCGCATCGGCCGGACCGCCCGGGCCGGCGCCGAGGGGAAGGCGATCTCCCTCGCCGACGAGGACGGTGCCTTTTACCTGGAAGCGATTCATGAGTACATCAAGGAGAAAATTCCGGTCGAGTGGGCCGAGGACGATCTGATCGTTCACGACTACAAGCACATCAAACCGAAGCCGAAAGTGAAGGGGGAAGTCCGCCAGCGTGGTCAGAGCCACCATGGCAAGCGCCACCCCGAAGCGCCGGCCAAGGAAGAAGGGGCCGGCGAGGAGAAGAAGCGCCGCCGCCGGCCGCACAGGAAGAAACCGGCGGGAGAGCAAACACCGGCCGAGTAG